GGTGTTATCGGAGCCGTCACCCGCCCGAGGCGACGCACCCATGTCCACGCCTGAACGCATCAGCCTCGAGCTCTCTGACGGCGGCGCGAGAGAGATCGACGAGGACGAATGGACCGACAGAAACTTCCTCGCTTCTGAAACATCTGGAGCCGGAGGACTTAGGTTTGTTcagttgtaaaataaaagtatttatatacatacaaagcgTTTGTAATAAGTGTTTGCAGTTTCAAAATGGACTATAGGTTTATTTGCGCGTGCCACCTAgaacaatgattttttatgtaaattatttattatgtgttaAGAATTAGATAGAGCTTCTCTTTATGAAAATTCTAAATGCGTCAGCGcattttaaaaacttcaaaagtaacaacattaatatttttttccgtctTTCATGAATGACAGCACAGCGTAACGGTGAGACGCAaagattcatatatataattattttgcctTTTATGGAATGGTTCCAAAAGGCAACGGATTGGAGAAAGGTTTGGTGGTAGATACACTTTCTTAATGCTACCACGGTAATTGGGACCTTGTTAAAAGCATATATACTCGTACCTCGCTTTAACTCTATGACGTATTTCGTTATGAATTACTGGTTGTCGCCCGCTGCTTCACTTGCATATTAGGCGTTGATAAGGTGTTAGGAATAAAAAAGTAGCTTGTGTCCCTCCTTAAAGTTGAAGCTAAATTCATAagaaatttcaacaaattcggcTTAGTGGTTTTGCCGCGAAAGAGCAAGAGATAAACAGAGttacgcatttttaatattagtatagatttattaacGAACGAGTCGATTTTCGAGGAAGAAAATtgcaatttatgtaaaaaagataattttatttgtacataattaatatgccactgtaaataattgttatgtatataaaaaaatatatatataacatcacgCTGATATGGTTGACAGGACTAAGTCCTGTTTTAATGTTCACTGAATAATACGAGACGATaggataaataattttttacttacaGTTATTTGCTATTATTAGTAAGTTACGTAaagataatttcatatttattagtgATGAGGAAGAGTCAAGTTCAGATGAGTATACGGACGCCGGTGATAGTGATAACGATGCAGAACATTCACCGCAGCCGGTTGTTGCGGAGGCACGACCGCTGCAATCCAATCTCTACTTCTCCGATGATTCTTTTGGATATGATGATTACTCGGATGATGGTAAGAAGaacatatatatgaaatatttacaataaagctTTTCTAAAAAACGTTGTAATTTGTAACGGAATGGTATTGAAATAGGTAGATTGGACTGACTGGcagttttttaatacaattaaaataccgTTGATTTCAGGCGCGGAATCATCTGGTAACGAGTCATGTTCCCGGATGCGCGCTGCTCGCGAGGCTCGACGACGCGAGGTGCCTGCAGAAGCGCGGCCGCCCACTGACAGCAGCGAGGTACCGCGCTGCATCGTCGCCTAGCTGTGCATCAGTCGCGCGACCACCGTGACCGCCCGGCCGACGCGCAGGCGCCGGTCGCGCGACTGTGGGGAGGTGCGCCGCGAACCACCTCTCGCACCGCCCCGCTCAAGCCCCTTTctcatcataaaatatttaccatcaAGATTACACTTGCATGCATCTACATACCATCACGATTTCAATAAGAAGCTTCGTTTGTATTGCGCCGCAGTAGCTTTTGCGTcagatttattttctatttttggaataaaatttatcgacggtcattttttaaactaattgaaTACTCATTGAAACAAGATATAGCAAATGTCATCTTGTACTTTCGTTACTATGCActattaattgatactttttctTCTTACATTGTACACGAAATTAAACGATTAACTCGCATAACGCATtcgaattgttataattaagtcACCGCTGTAATGACTTGTATCTAAAACTAAAGATGAggttataaaagttataaaagaaTGATGAATAAAACTGCACAGATGTTACAATGCCCCTAATTTATTGAGCCACAAATTGAGAGATTGAGCGTTTACTTAAGGCgctattaaatatagatttgatatctattataaaaaaacaaagtaaagataaataaagtcAAATGAGACCTTAAGTCAATAATCCTAAGACATTCCTTCCTATAGGTTTTGTGTTTAAATGTCCGAACCTCTTGCcaatctatctgtctgtctctgAGCAGCTTAATATAGAGtataaattcatttacattTCGTCACACCAAGCATGCGCAGTCAATACATAACACAGTTAACATAAGGCGGCAGCGAGAGGTAAGAGTGTAATCGCCCACACTAACTTCCgtctttcataataattttgttgCTATTTGAATGTACTTAAACGCATTTTTACTTCGACAGTCAATCTGgaagtaatttattatcatagtaagttaagttattgtttactttactttacttactatattaatacattaaacgtATGTTTAATAAtcggataaatatttattatccaaatatatacttgtttaaacatatcaattaaaagcaaataatttattcacttagtcattttatttttaagcatataTGCTTACGagaaacttaaaacaaaacttaactATGTaatcatgtattatattataaatatcataaaaataatattcattttttgatGTTGTGTGTGTATTGTACTAACTTAAACCTAAGAAAACTTAGGTAATTTTTACTGCGTAAAAAAAGTTCAAATTAGATACctctttatacattatatttaattaaatacaggcGGTAAGTTAGTGTGGCTGATCGTTTGAGCGCACCTTTCTTTTCCATACACTACTTatcttattatgtaaattataaaatctaaaattttgtttattgccTTGTAttgaagaataattaataatttaaatctattggTAATATCCAACaattctaaaaattataataataatatagaaaaataataaaatgaagatCAGAATAGTCGGTTAAATGAAGATTTATAAACGAAATGCTGATACAGGTGGAGTCCGAAGAGGAAAGCGAAAGTAGTGATGAAGAAGTGTCGTCTGCGACTGAAGTATCAACGGACAGCGAGTTCGCTCGGGAAGAATGTGCGCCGATGTGTGCGACGTCTCCACCTGCCATCTTGGTGACTGAGGCGACGCCTCCAGCACCCGTCGCGCCACCGAACCCACCAGAGTATCCGCTTAGCAGGACTCGTTCAGCTGGCGGCCTGGCAACTAAACGAGCTCTTgagttaaaaagaaaatatcttcTAGGCGAACCCTCCCCTCCTACTGTCAGAAAATCAGACTCCACCTCACAGTTAGATACCAAATTGGAAGCATTTAGATCTACTATAACAGAATTTCAAAAGTTATTACATCCTGCACCAGCTCAACCCCAAAAACCTATTGTTACGTTTCAGTTAAattcagaagaaaaaaaagtgCAGCCTATGCCtgacataattaaaaacttatgcACTGATGCCCCTGTAGACTTATTAACAAAAGGTGATTCACCGCTATGTAAGGATGATTGGAGAGAACCTATTAAAGAGGATAGAAAAGAGCCAGATATTGAATCAGATTCTCTCTCTGATGATGATTCATCACATACCGAAACTATACCTAATCAATCCGTTCCCAGAGTTGAGGTCCATGACGAAGGTGGAGAATTGATTCAATTAGATAGTTTAATGATCATCAATAGTATTGATGATGATAACGATGAAAAAGCTTCCGGGATAGCTACGGTAACAGGACCTACTGTTGTTGCTGTAGACTCAGAATCTTCAGAATCCTGCAGGGATGCGACAACACTAGCTTTAACTGAAACAGAGCTATCTGATTGGGCTGCTGAAAGTGCTGTCTTAGATGATTGTGGTTTTGATGAGAAGGAAGACAGAAAAAGAAGTAAAAATCCTAGAAGTCTCAGTGGACCGAAGTTAGTGCACGAAACCAAAAATATATCTGCTATACAGTCACATGTCTGTGGAAGGACTAGTCCCACAGAACCGATCGTATTTTCGAATGCCCTAGAACATTTTGAGTTTGCTGATGAAGGAGATCAGGATCCATCTATTGAGACACCCGTAACTCCTCGCAATGAAGGCTATATGGAATTAATTGATGATGAATACGATCCTTATTTTCCTACTAACGATCGGTCAATGAATTTTATAGAAAGAAGCTTTTCCGAAACAACTATTAAACCAAACGATACAAATAATGAATATGAAGAAAAAGAAGTCGAAAATGATTTTTcggaagtaataaaatatatcgatgaTCAAGATTCTAAAACTGATAGTTTGTCTAAAGAGGAAATATTGATAGCGCCGAATGTTGAGCCAAAGGCTAATGATTCTTTTGAAAAATCGAATAGTAGTAGTGACAAAAAAGATGATTCTTTATTTCGCGTAACAGAAGAAATTACAGATAATCAAGATACAAATAAAAGTGACGGCTTGATAATAAGTGGCAGCTTGTCGGATATTTCGCCACCTTTGGAAGATGACAATGAAAGTAAACATGATAGTAATAAATTAGATATTGAAATATCTCTTGAAGACATTTCACCTTCTCTAGCAACTGAAAAGTCTAAATCTCAAAGTAGCATTGCTTATACATCTAAAAAGCCCATTACATTTGCTAGTCCTTGTAGTATAAGAATTTATGCTCCCGCAATCTGTAGATCCGCTAGTGAAACTTTTAGCAGACCAAATGTACTGGGAACAAATTCACCAATACGAACTGTCGATTGGTCCTGTCACGTAAGTTCAGACTCAATGTCTACTACGAGTCCGATGCCTATACGAGACACCATCGATAAAGTGCAAGagattaaaaaagaaagagagGAACAGACTGAAGTGGTGAGACGACTTGTGTTGGAGAGATTGGGTAATGGTCAGCGAGCAAATAGGAAGTCAACGCGTAAGACTAAGGCTTCACCGCTGAGCAACGTACCACCACCGGTGCCGCCACCACCAATTTTGACCGCGCCTCCCTCACCACCCGCACCACCCTCGCCTCCTGTTCCCGTTttgccgccgccgccgctgcgaCCCGCACCTCCACTAATGACTCTACCCGTCACATCCTCGTTTTCTGACCCCGACTTAGCGCACGAGAGGAGGAGAAAAGGTATCATAAGGAGCATTTCCAATTACTTGAACAGGCGGCTGGGACCTCGCCAAaaggtaattataaaatatatttggtctATTTATGACGAGTCATTTTGTAACCAATACATGCATAAAGGATTACCATTATAAAAGGAGCATtgcacaaataataataaaaaagcatttcaTGAAGCACGCATTGCATCTTTACATACAATGTGTTTGTCATACTTTGCTAATCAACAGATCTGAAATTACAGTaggatattttaagtttaagtttttgACACGAATATTTGAGGTTgtgaatattgtaaataatggtGGTTGTGTAAAGTTTAGTTTGGGCGGGTGTCCATGTTTTGGCGTAACAGATTGTAAGCACTAAATGTATCAACacttgttaaaaacaaaaaggaaGTACGGACACCCAGAGTAGACTAACCCTAGTTAAATTTTCAGTGTGTCTCGGAGCCGGACCTGACGACGCACGTAAGCAAAGCATATCAAATACAGTATCGTGAACTCGTGAGTCGCATGCTGTGTCCATCTCTCTCGCACACATCATCCGCTAACTGTACGTTGTCTTGTCTCGCTCAGTCACACCGTTACGTGTTGCTTGTGTTAGAACCTTATCATTTTCTTTTCGACATTGGATCATGGATCgtctactttttatattatggaTAAAGTTCTTTcctctataaaatattgtaaatcttGTTATTGGAAGCCTTAAAATGTCTCTAAACTTAGGATTTGTTACATTAGGACTTAATACATTCATAACCTACAGTACTGTATTAATGGGCCTTCGACACCGAGTCTCGCAACGTTTGGGATCAACTAATTAGTCtcattgaataatatacctattatatttatcttgatCCAATGTTATAGTCGTTGTTTTCCGTTGTCTCTGCTTTCTATCGTTTAGAATGTTCGAACGatactcttattatttttatcagctTTCTTTCCAATTTTATCCAGCATCTTATTAATATTCTGTGAAACAGAATCtgcgtattttttataataaaaattgcatgTGAGATTGGCTTTATTTTATGCATTAAGTTTTACTGCTTTTTGTCCTTATCAGTTACTTcgatattctttttattattttaagctaatGGTAAGTCTAATGTTTAAGCAATAAAGAGGAATTGTAGTTGTTTGAAATTGGAATCGTAAAGGAATCGTCGTTTTCAATaagtatgtaaattattttgcatGTGTCATAAAATATGGTTTAcatgtaagatatatttttaattaacatcaaaTCCGCCGagcttataatttataaatgaataatgttaTATGTCATCTGTATAatgaatttatctttttttttcctgttgattatttttttttaatattgaacaaaatcactacttaaatttgataaattaaaacaaaaaaacaaacaatatccAAGTcagcaaacaaatatttattttttattctgtaattaCTGTTTATCACATTCACACATATTATTATCCTTGTGCTCCTTAGCGATTCTCCCTTTATACCGCTGAGAACATGCTGGGCATGTCGGTGGCGTTGAATGTGTTAAACGTATAGAAGaagatgttttatatatttctggtGCTTAAGTTTTGTCCTACAGAAAAACATTAGTAACTATATATTTCATTCagtaaaataaatcgaaaatatCGATTTTTATCGACACTTGCTTGATATCAATTACGTATTACGTACAGctcattaaaatactaatatttacttTAGGTTTCGCAACGACATCGTATTCGCGAAGCTCATAAGTCAACAGGCGCGCTTCAAGAAGCGCCTCCCGTGCCTCCTCCACCTGTCAGCTACACGCCACCCGACGTCTCGCTTCCTCCACAGCCACGTCTACCAAGttagtaaaatattcttatacttATAAGGTTATGCATTAGCATCTATTACGATTACATTGACTTAACGCCAATTTACTGCACATGTAATCAATATGTAACATGCTTGTATCATTCTAATGATGACAAAGGCTGCATTACCTATATAGATGTCATCTAACATGACTGACACGCATAaatattgtgataaaatatatatttctcataCATAATTCATTTCtctatatgtataattcaatCTATGATCGTATTCGTTACGTTATGTTTTAAATGCATGCCTGTGGCATGCCGCTCTGTCATATTTGTAAATGGTTCATTCATAATCCTATACCAAGCTTTTATCAATATGCATGTTAAgtccataattaaattaatcaaattctaCAACAGTTCGTTTATTACATAAACGGAAACAAGTGATTGATTTTCTCATAGTATAGGTTGCTAGGTACCATCGCACACGTCAGATCaatgtactaattatttttgtattataaagaaTGAAACCGAAAAACGGAattcattatatgtatgtaaatttcaCTGACTCAGTGAGCGATATCATAAACCATATGCTAATAACATAATCTCATTAACGCTGCTATAACGTTAACAAATCATACCGCGTCAACAAAAAGGAGCGGCGCGCGGGGGAAGTGTATGTGTGGACGGGTGCGGGGGCGGCGGGGGGGACGAGGACGAGCGTGACGCGATGCAGCTATGGTTCGAGGCTCGCTGGGCGCGGCTGGTGGCGCAAAGACGTGCGCGCGAGGAGTCTCGCGACGACCCCGCCTCGCGCTGTGTGGCCCGCCTACAGCGGCGACTCGCGCGACCCCTGTCCGGTAATACGAGAACGATACAAATACACGAGGGACACCTAATTACCCCTTATCACAATATAGCTGACTGGAAGTCGTTTCATCACATCTTTATCCGTTGGTGGCTCAAGAGCCGACTAAGGAAAAATGTAGGTTAAGCTCATTCAATAAAATCATCAGCAATAGCGCTTCAACAAACTAAGATCAATCCACCAGCATTGCCGAGGAGGGTGTCCTTAGGCAGGCGACCAATCGGTAAATGAcaacaaattaattatctgAGAGTGTACTTAGAGCACACTGAGCTTATCTCCAACTAAATGAGGTAAAATGAATAGAATAATGTTGTGTTAACATAAAATTCGACTACCGCTAGTTTCAAACAATTTGTCACTTTACTGTTATTCATGCACACAATTTCAACAATGCGAGCCTATCGACCGCAACAgccattttaatattcatacatacatgTTCATAGCATGATAGTcactattcatttttaattgtcgcttgttttttaattgtctttatataaatattaataaataaatatatagtattcgCCTCTATTtgctataaagtttatttttttttgttttacccGAAGCGGAACAGCAAGCGGCGACAGTAGCCGAGCTAGTGCAAGTATCGGCCCAACGTCAGGCGCATCAAGCGTTAATGGAAGCGGATAGGTAATCTGGTTAATGTATTTAGTAGTATcgcttattaattataattatgttaaaatagcagggagtatataatataacaaactatCCGCTGGTAAATTTAACGTTCAACAAttggctatttgacaatgcaaaaataaagtgtcaattattgtaatcaatgtaaattatgagtttaaaaatagttatttattaaagaaagttgaaaataataattaatttttttaaaaaatccataaataaaaatgaatttttttaaacgtttgtcacgtgacacgcAACGCTcccgattggtcgggcttatgatgttgtcacttgcttattaacctcgtttgcctaccgtatgtggattatatgtgcaacagattacaatacaggcaagcgaccccattgcagcgccatattgtgaAAATAGCGTTTTCGCGGGTTAttaaaatatggaatttttaatttgatatttttcagcaaatatatactagaattaaaaaagacaactttgtgggttccttaacctctactaaataatataaaatgcattttaaaaaccagtcaaatagcctattgttacgatgattatatataataggaaCACGCCATTTTTTCCATTTCTTGTATTTAAATCGTCTATACACATCAAATCGTATATCGCATCCATCTAGCTTAATTAGCCATTCAATTAAGAACCTAGCCTTTTATCTGAGCGGCGCCTTTCAATCAGTAGCCTGTATGATATTCAGCCAATACATAATCCGTTCATAGAAAAGTGTAACTTGCTCTAGACTCTGCTCTTGCTTTAGACGTACAAATTATAGtgcgtttgttatttttttacagaagaCGTACCGGTGCTAGCAACAGGGTTGGCGATTAAATTtcctttttcttattttatataacttcttatctttattactatttattaagtCGTTACGCTTCATAatcaatgtattattataaggtTGAAAATTGTATTCGATCACATCACATTTTGttggtattatattaattataaacaattattttatattatcacagAAGCATAtttcaagtaataaaatttatacaaattatttgatagGCGAAACATCTCAAATTTCAgttcaagttaaaataaatatattgttagttAAACTAATGAAGGTCAACACAAATTACAGGATTTTAAGTAAAGTCTCTCGTTATTTTGAAACATGTATTGATTCCTTAGACAGCTGGATTATATTAAGATggtgttaattaaaaacaaacaaaaactaaatattgcCTTAAAGCTGATACTTCAGCGTAAAATTCTAATAAACGTGTCTTCTCGAAACAGCTCTCATATTAGATGTTAAAACATgttgtatagattatatttttgtacgggacaattttccaaatttatttttcaccaCGTTGATAAGATGTCAGACGTCAATGTAACACGCAGCGTTTTATGCGTGAGAAGTcggataaatattatgattttttttttatagagatagtGTAACATGGTATATACGAAGGCTGTGAAGGAAAAAGGACGTTAATACCAGTTCCTAGACGTTATgggaagttaaaaaatataaacaaaatttgtattCCACTTTTACCGTTTTGCCGAGGAGCGGTcgttaatgattttatatcatcaatataGAACGATGTCGCTTTCTTACacctttttataacaataatgtataaagattttctaagaaattatttagtaatggAATGCTAAAGTTATATACATTACGCCAGCTCTCTAGCAGATACTACAATAAGTTACGtcgtataattattcattagaGCAAATGCTTTAATTACATatgcatataaatttatataaaacagtttGAAATCAAAGGTTTAATTTACATCGATTGCGTAACCGGTAACAATAGTCGCTAAAtttgctaaataaatataacgttaatTGAAAAAACCcacaagataaaaaaatggcTATAATTTTCATGTTAACTGTCTTCGTGTATTAGCTTTACTTGTATTTTAacaagtttatatgtatttagagGATTGACTCCTCGATAGAGCTTTAGGGGACATTTTGAACGTACGATGACGCGAGTCGGTAACTGAGAAATCGTCCCGCTATTAGATGTAAACGGTGTGCTAGATATGCCAAatgattatatcaaattatattgaatagttaatatagttctattaaataaatcaaacaaatatacatatagtacaTTTTCATCATTCATCTAGGAAGTAATTCGCCAAGAGCATTTCGAtagaaacatacatacattacatcaGTGATACGTCGACCACAATTGCAGTGGGCACATTGAGTGCTTTTAATAAAACGCGATACGGTCTCATTCAAGATAACAAATACGACGTGAGATATATTCAAAGGTCTGTAAACGTAAACACGAACTGTCTTTGGTCGGAACGAAATCGATGCTGTGCCCTAAGTAATGTACGCTGACCGATAAATCCTTATTTACGTTAAATGCGAATGCTCTTGATGTATTGGTTCCCTAATACACAAATAACTGTATGGATTAATTAATCAGATTCTGTTCTGCCTTAGACTGAAAATGTAAATGATTACTCGTCTAACAGAGGTTGTAATTGTATAAGTTAAAGTGAAGTGTTTTTCtttgattacaaaataatgaataccagttattatttcatgaaAATCGTTTTGAATTTCTTGTCACTCGTAATCGATAGAAGAATGTGAAAattcgatatattatattaagatgaataaaatattattaataatattcaatatcattttaatacattttttttttcttaaattaataaacaaactttacgTGAACACGGAATTGCGagtgtaattatatttctatatggaAATGAAGATAAAGTCGAtcaagcattatttttttaagaactttattatttttattttattttttatttttagtatattatagtaACAGTAAGTAGTATAATGACTTGCACACAAGGCTAAAACACACGCGTTGCTTGCAATAATGCTTCCTGTGCTAagtgtattaaaatgttttagatatAAGTGAATTAATGCAGATGatcgtatttttatatagagGCAAACGACAGaaggaacaaaatatatttatcgtgaattattatatatcgtcGTCGTTGTGTAAAGTTAAAAGTATTACATGAACAGTATATAATGTCCAGGTAGTAAAGATGcctacaaaaatacaaaatgatttagctttattttatatattgagtcCCATTTATAGCATAGAAAACCAgagaatcattaattatttctttcaattGTTATTcttgtgtaaaataatttgtggTTTGATGCTAAACGTTTGTTTTGAATATCTTGGAACCCAGAAAACCAGTATTAAAGATTTAAGAATATTTCAGTGAATTTCCTGCTAATATGTCTATTactgatttgtttattttgtattagttaTTACTGTCACTAATGACATAGTGAAATGTCCAATatgtaataatgataatggAATCATATCGGCCTGtttggtttaaattaattttttattaatatgaactaaacaataaatactttgagacgttaaatatatagtacataCATTCATGTTCTGTTGTGTTTTATGTCAGAGTATGTATTCCGtagatctaaataataattgttaaatttgccTCAAAACCAGGCCGTCCCgaagagatttatttattattaactttcatttttgaattaataagaCCATGAAAGTTTGTCATCCACAAGTAATATTTAGGTATTGTAACGACATTTTGTTCTCAAATAATGTCGCTCATATTTGTGACATTAGTAATTAGTCATAACCAAGTTAACACTAAtacattactttatttatggaatttattagcgagttttatactttttcttgttttatatcCAAACTGTTGAT
This genomic window from Vanessa atalanta chromosome Z, ilVanAtal1.2, whole genome shotgun sequence contains:
- the LOC125076119 gene encoding F-actin-monooxygenase Mical isoform X5, which translates into the protein MNRLGRVEPTPPECALAAEMFDHFCSAGTMKQILALHREICNTLNLKPNRLPDFYPKLKAKLSSSWKAQALFKKFDTRANHKVYSKGRACTQTKVLIIGAGPCGLRAAIECQLLGAKVVVVEKRDRMSRNNVLHLWPFVIHDLRALGAKKFFGKFCAGSIDHICIRQLQCILLKVSLLLGVEFHEGVGFEELLEPTVTENSETLGWRARVSPIDHPVAQYEFDVLIGADGKRNTLQGFKRKEFRGKLAMAITANFINRHSEQEASVPEISGVAFIFNQKFFKDLYEETGIDLENIVYYKDDTHYFVMTAKKHSLLDKGVLLNDYAEVSRLLSVENVDRAALMRYAQEAARFSTDGRLPLRDFALNHYGEPDVALFDFTSMYAAENASMVYDRHGRRLLCQLVGDSLLEPFWPTGSGCARGFLSALDSAWAVRAWGQTPNPHPLEVIAERESIYRLLAQTTPENLHRDFGAYTLDPGTRYPNLNRTAVSPHRVTSFYDSDEPLPLDAVPAAKKRRREPEISEETLIAWVGHTEPGLRAATGPAALSELLKRYRPDLLPTESSPKAVYHILQQEFGITPVAANGSTRDIPEAKLRSYLLRVYLAFKGEVPHIYHKTDMFDQIKKSQQTEKSIRNTADHSISVYSNAADTDKSHSSYRKKRRSVRPQQEEGRIVGGGARAAGGGARVARLAAELSNTTSSSVAPRSSKPKDLMRSVGKIERDDWNVKEIERKIMENRLGRPEPKTAEKVPKWDREQFLGRQRRLKEGENNEEKWGEIDETLHKLDQKLRDSGRPIHGTKKVAKLATKFVKKEEPEAGKASKEELKKPWRGPSSAGMQCAACGTRVFAAEGVVADGLHLHRACFRCAVCKTVLRPGNYTMERYGSRLVCLRHSGVSVPDSIVSRVLSEPSPARGDAPMSTPERISLELSDGGAREIDEDEWTDRNFLASETSGAGGLSDEEESSSDEYTDAGDSDNDAEHSPQPVVAEARPLQSNLYFSDDSFGYDDYSDDGAESSGNESCSRMRAAREARRREVPAEARPPTDSSEVESEEESESSDEEVSSATEVSTDSEFAREECAPMCATSPPAILVTEATPPAPVAPPNPPEYPLSRTRSAGGLATKRALELKRKYLLGEPSPPTVRKSDSTSQLDTKLEAFRSTITEFQKLLHPAPAQPQKPIVTFQLNSEEKKVQPMPDIIKNLCTDAPVDLLTKGDSPLCKDDWREPIKEDRKEPDIESDSLSDDDSSHTETIPNQSVPRVEVHDEGGELIQLDSLMIINSIDDDNDEKASGIATVTGPTVVAVDSESSESCRDATTLALTETELSDWAAESAVLDDCGFDEKEDRKRSKNPRSLSGPKLVHETKNISAIQSHVCGRTSPTEPIVFSNALEHFEFADEGDQDPSIETPVTPRNEGYMELIDDEYDPYFPTNDRSMNFIERSFSETTIKPNDTNNEYEEKEVENDFSEVIKYIDDQDSKTDSLSKEEILIAPNVEPKANDSFEKSNSSSDKKDDSLFRVTEEITDNQDTNKSDGLIISGSLSDISPPLEDDNESKHDSNKLDIEISLEDISPSLATEKSKSQSSIAYTSKKPITFASPCSIRIYAPAICRSASETFSRPNVLGTNSPIRTVDWSCHVSSDSMSTTSPMPIRDTIDKVQEIKKEREEQTEVVRRLVLERLGNGQRANRKSTRKTKASPLSNVPPPVPPPPILTAPPSPPAPPSPPVPVLPPPPLRPAPPLMTLPVTSSFSDPDLAHERRRKGIIRSISNYLNRRLGPRQKCVSEPDLTTHVSQRHRIREAHKSTGALQEAPPVPPPPVSYTPPDVSLPPQPRLPRAARGGSVCVDGCGGGGGDEDERDAMQLWFEARWARLVAQRRAREESRDDPASRCVARLQRRLARPLSGNTRTIQIHEGHLITPYHNIADWKSFHHIFIRWWLKSRLRKNVG